The region GTCAGCACGGCGCATGCCGCCCTCGTGCGCGCTTGTGCTGACGTCCTCCGTCACGATCTCCAGTGTGGCACGGTCGGTGCGGTCAGCCGAACACGCGAGCCAGCACCCCGCACAACAGCACCCAGAAGGCCGCTGCCAGGCCGTAGTCGAGGAGCACCTGCAACACCTCGCTTTTCGCGTGGACCAGGCCGGGGAAGAACAACACCAGCGGCTCGGCGGCCTGCGCCACCGACTGCGCCAGCCCGTTCTCCGCGGCGAAGCCGGTCAGCACGAACACGATATGCAGCACCAGCAGCACGGCGAGCAGGAAACCCGCGCCGTTGATCAGCGTCGCGACCCCGGACCGTCCAGTTTTCGCCGCCATCCGATCGATCCTTTCCTCGCGCCGGCCACTCACTCTGCCAGCCCGGACCGACCGAGTCAGCAACAGATCACCACGTGTTCCGTCCCACCATCTGGATGGGGTGCTTGCATTTCGGGTTGCCTTTGCGGTTAGCCTTGGCCCGTGGCTCGCGAGCTCCTGCTTCGCCGCCGCGACGGGGTCTCTTAGGCCGGCCCCTCGTCGCGGGGTTCGAACGCGCCGGTCGTCGGTACAAGCCCGATAACCGAGCAGGAGAATCACTCGCATGACCACCAACTCCCCCGATGCCCAGGCCCCGTTCGCCGGCAAGGTGCGCAAGCCGTCCCGGCCCGCGCCCGCCGATCAGCAACCGTGGAACACGCAGCTGGGCAGCGCCATGCCGTACCACCGCTATCGTCCGTTCCACGAACTGGTGGAGGACGTATCGCTGCCCGACCGGACCTGGCCGGACCAGCGGATCACCAGGGCCCCGCTGTGGTGCGCAGTCGACCTGCGCGACGGCAACCAGGCGTTGATCGACCCGATGTCGCCCGCCCGCAAGCGCCGCATGTTCGACCTGCTCGTGCAGATGGGCTTCAAGGAGATCGAGGTTGGCTTCCCGGCCGCCAGCCAGACCGACTTCGACTTCGTCCGGGAGATCATCGAAGATGACGCGATCCCCGATGACGTCCGCATCCAGGTGCTCACCCAGAGCCGCCCGGAGCTGATCGAGCGGACCTTCCAGTCGCTGGAGGGCGCGCCGCGAGCGATCGTGCACATCTACAACTCGACGTCGATCCTGCAGCGCCGCGTGGTGTTCCGGGAGGAGCGCGAGGGCATCAAGAAGATCGCCACGATGGCCGCCGAGATGACCCTGGAGCTGGCCGGCAAGTACTCCGACACGGACTTCCGCTTCCAGTACTCCCCGGAGTCCTACACCGGCACCGAGCTGTCCTACGCCGCCGAGGTGTGCGACGCGGTCACCGAGATCTGGCAGCCCAGCCCGCAGCGGCCGGTGATCTTGAACCTGCCGGCCACCGTCGAGATGGCTACCCCGAACGTCTACGCCGACTCCATCGAGTGGATGCACCGGAACCTGTCCCGGCGCGACTCGGTGATCCTGTCGCTGCACCCGCACAACGACCGCGGCACCGGGATCGCCGCCGCCGAGCTGGGCTACCAGGCCGGCGCGGACCGCATCGAGGGCTGCCTGTTCGGCAACGGCGAGCGCACCGGCAACGTCGACCTGGTCGCGCTGGGCATGAACCTGTTCAGCCAGGGCATCGACCCGCAGATCGACTTCTCCGACATCGACTACGTCAAGCGCACCGTCGAGCACTGCAACCAGCTGCCGGTGCCGGAGCGGCACCCGTGGGGCGGCGAGCTGGTCTACACCGCCTTCTCCGGCAGCCACCAGGACGCCATCAACAAGGGCCTGGACGCGCTGCGCGACGCGGCGAACCGGGCCGGGACGCCGGTGGACGAGTACCCGTGGGAGGTCCCGTACCTGCCGATCGACCCGAAGGACGTCGGCCGCTCCTACGAGGCCGTGATCCGGGTCAACTCGCAGTCCGGCAAGGGCGGCGTCGCCTACGTGATGAAGTCCGAGCACCAGCTGGACCTGCCGCGCAAGCTGCAGATCGAGTTCTCCAAGGTGGTGCAGGCGCACACCGACTCCGAGGGCGGCGAGGTCAGCCCGGCCGAGATGTGGACGGCGTTCTCCGGGGAGTACCTGGAGGCCACGACGCCGCTGAAGCTCGTCCGGCAGCGGGCCGCCGGGGAGAACGGCAACGAGACCATCACCGCGACCGTGGTCGTGGACGGCGAGGAGCAGGAGATTACCGGTGTCGGCAACGGCCCGGTCTCGGCCTTCGTCGACGCGCTGAGCAGCATCGGCTACGACGTGCGCGTCATGGACTACCACGAGCACGCGCTCACCGCTGGTGATGACGCGCGCGCCGCGGCCTACCTGGAGTGCGCGGTGGGCGACGAGATCTTCTGGGGCGCCGGTGTCGACACCTCGACGATCACCGCCATGTTGCGTGCGGTGGTTTCCGCGGTGAACCGCGCCAACCGCTGAGGGCGGACGCGAACGGCCCGTTCACTCGCCTACCGAGACGAACGGGCCGTTGCCGCGCGCCGGTTTCCATTGACATCGCAAGTCACCTCGAAAACCGGTTCCAGGGGTCAGCGCACTGGAGCGTCGGTTTCGGGCTCGGCCGACTCGGATTCGGCTTCCTCCGGCTGATCGGCTCCCTCCGGCTGATCGGCTTCGCCCGCCTCTTCGGCGCGCTCCGCCCGGCGGCGCACCACGTGCACGATCAGCCAGCCGAGGACGACCGTGACGAGCAGTGCCACCCACGAGAACCGGTGGAACCACTGCCCGGCCACCAGGCCGAAGACGTAGGACAGCGTCGTCACCGTGCCCGCCCAGGCGATGCCGCCTGTCGCGTTCGCCAGCAGGAACTTGCGGTATTTCATGCCGAGGATGCCCGCCAGCGGCCCGGCGAGGATGCGCAGCAGCGCCACGAACCGGCCGCCGAACACCGCCCACGCGCCCCAGCGGTCGAACGCCCGCTCGGCCTGCCGCACCGGGCGCGGCCCGAAGTGCTTCGGCATCTTGCGGCCAAGCCAGCCAAGCAGCGTGCGGCCGTAGCGCTTGCCGATCGCGTAGCCGATCGAATCGCCGGCGATCGCGCCGCTTGCGGCGATCGCGCCGAGCAGCACCGGGTTGACCACCCCCTGCGACGCCGCCACCCCGGCGCTGACGAGCATGATCTCACCGGGTAATGGGATGCCCACACTTTCCAACCCAATGATCAATCCGACCACCAGGTAGATCACCCCGGGTGGGATGGTGTCCAGCCACTCGATCATGAACGTCCGTTTCGGTCCGAGAACGCGTCGTGCGGTCGTCGGCTACGACCGGCCACCGGACAGGGTACGGATGTGTCCCGGGGTAGGCCGCGTTGACAACCGGACAACGGGTGCGCATCTGTGGCAAAGCGCAGCGGTTGATGTGACCGTATCCACACAATAGTCGTGACCGTGCACGGTCGTCCTAGCGACCACCGCGGCTCACGATGCCCTGGGGGGAGGGCATTTTGCGCATAATCGGCATCCGTAGCATTCCGGTCGCCGTGCCGTTCCAGAACGACGAACAATGGGCCTACGGCAGTCGCCGCGGCCTGGTCAGCGTGCTGATCGAGATCGACACCGACGAAGGGATCACCGGCCTCGGCGAGGCCCCGGCGTACCCGTCGGCCGACATCGTGCTCGCCGTGCTGCGTTCGATTGAGCGGTTCGCCATCGGCGAGGATCCGTTCCACACCGAGCGCATCGCGAAGCTGATCGACATCGTGAGCACCTGGCACCACGTGAGCACCACCAGTCCCGCGATGGCCGCCATCGACATGGCCTGCTGGGACATCATCGGCAAGGCCTGCGGCCAGCCGCTGGTCAACATCTTCGGCGGCCCGCTGCGCGAGGACGTCGAATACCTGCACTACGTGCCGCAGGGCACGCCCGAGTGGATGCGGGAACAGGCCGCGCGCGGCGCGGCGGCCGGATTCAAGACCTTCTACGTCAAGGTGGGCGCCACGGAACCGGCCACCGACGTCCAGCGCGTCGCCGCAATCCGCGACGGCATCGGCAGCGGGCCGTCACTGCGGGTAGACGCCAACGAATCGTGGTCACCGCCAACGGCGCTGCGGGCGCTGCGCTCGCTGGAGCCCTACGACATCGAGTTCGCCGAGCAACCCGTTCCCCGCCACAACGTGCCGGAGATGGCCCTGTTGCGCGCCCGCTCGGGGGTCCCGCTGCTGGCCGACGAGGCGTCGCGGACGCGATACGACCAGCTGGACGTGATCCGGCAGGGCGCGGCCGACGCGATCTCGGTGGACAACGTGCTCGACGGCAGCCTGCTGAACATGAAGCGCTCGGCCGGGATCTGCGAGGCCGCGGGCATCCCCGTGGTCAAGCAGAGCCTCGGCGAACTCGGTGTGGCGACTTATGCCGCGGCGCACCTGATCGCGGCCACGCCGGGTTTCCGCTGCGCCAACCAGTCCTACGGCCAACTGCTCTCCGATGACGTGGTCGAGGGCGGCCCGCTGCCCTACCGCGACGGGCGGCTGCGGGTGCCGGACGGTCCGGGCATCGGGGTCCTGCTGGACCGCGACCGGCTGGCCCGCTACGCCGAGCTATACCAGGTCGCGGGGCACGAATACGGTTTTGCCGCCCGCGCGGACGGCGCCCCGGAGCCACCCGAGCGGTGACCTACGCCACGATCTGTAGTGCACTGGTCCGATGAACAGCGTCCGGACCGGTGAACACACTCGACCAAAGACGGTACTGCGCGTTCCTCCAGGTCGGCACGATGGTGTTCGTCGCGGGACGCCAGGCGACGCCCCTGGGGAACACAGGGTCAGGGGGAGCGGTCGGATGACGGGGGAACACGTCGGGGCTCCGGCCACTCCCCCTCGATCCTTCTCGTTGGTCGTTCGAGCCGGGGCTCAGGCGGCAAACCCGGGGGCCTTACGGTGCGAGGTGTTCACGCAGGCGGGATCATTCGACGCCGCCGCGCACCGCACGAATCACCGCTGACTGCTCGTCGCGACGCCACCCGTTCGGTTTACCGGACTTGATGCGGGGCGGCGCAGAAGGTTCAGTCAGGCACCTAAAACGCACCAGTGTTGAGGTGGACATGTGGCCGACCGAGGACCCGACCGAGATGCTCCGCTGGCGAATCCCGTGCACGACACCGGGGTTTGCGGGCATCGTTACGGTGCTGGTGGTGGGCGATCGGGTCGCAGTGGTGCTGCCGCCTGGCGAGACGCTCATCTTCACCGCCGACGAAGCCGATGACCTCGCCGCGCTGCTCGACCAGGCCGCGGTCCACGCCTCGCGCGGCGCCTAGGAGGAACCGGAGGCGGCATCGTGGCCCTCATCGACACCGACCTGAGTTTCGATCCCCGCGACCCCTACTTCCCCACCCCCGGTGCCTCCGGGGTGGAATGGGCACTGCAGGTATTCACCACGGACAACGGCTACGGCATCGACGTCGATCGCGCGCACGTGCGCGAGGGCGACCGGGTGCACGTGCACGCCGACCGGTACGCCCGGCTCGGGCAGCAGCGGCCGGTCGAGGCCGGTGAGGTGGACGTCGAGGTAACCCGCAGGGTCGGCGCGCTGGAATGGTCGATAACGGTGCGCCACGACGAGCCCGTGAAGGCGGTGAAGTTGCTGCTCCGGGGCCTGCCGCCGGAGCAGCTCAGGGCCGGTTGGTGGACCCCGAACACCGGGCGCAGCTGGGCGCACGGCGTCAACGGCCAGCGGTTCCAGCTCGAATACCCCGGTCCGGACTGGGCGACGCCGTGGGTGGCCGCCGGCGACGAGCCCAACGGGTTGGTGCTCAGCGTTCGCGATCCGCTGGTGCGGCGCAAGATCCTGCACCTCCACCACCCCGCCTACGCGCCGGGTCCGATCGCCGAGCTGGTGCACGTCCCCTCCGCCTCGGCGCGCTCGACCACCTGCCAGGTGCCGTCGATCCGGCTGCGCCTGGGCGCCACCGAGCACAGCGCCGACGCGGACCTGGACGAGCACCTGTCCTTCGTGGAAGGTGCGCACAACCTGGTGCCGTGGTCGTCCCGCAAAGACGTGCCGGACTGGCTGCGCCAGACCGCACTGGTGGTGACGCTGCACGGCCAGCACTGGACTGGCTACGTGTTCAACACGTTCGCGCAGATGGCGGAGGCGTTGCGGTTCGTCGGGCAGCACATCGAACCGCACCGGGTGCTCGCCTACCTGCCGGGCTGGGAAGGCCGCTATTACCACGCCTATCCGCAGTACCGCCCCGGCGAAGATCTGGGCGGCGCCGAGGGTTTCGCCGCGCTAGCGCATACGGCGCGGCAGCTGGGCGTGCGGCTGATGCCGATGTTCGGCGGGCACGGCGCGAACGTGACGCAGTACCCGACGTGGGAAAAGTCGGTGTTGCGCAACGACACCAACCGCTACGTGGAACTGCTGAACCGGCCGGATTGGGACGGCGACCGGGTGGGCGAAGGCGATCAGGTCTTCCTCAACCCGGGCGAGCCGGAGTTCCGCGCCCACCTGGTGGAGTCGATCTCGGCGATGGCGCGGGACTTCGGCGTCGACGCGGCCTTCCTGGACACCTTGGGCTACTGGTTCAACGACCCGCGGTACGAGGTCATCGACGGTTACCGGCGACTGGCCGACGAACTGCGTCGCCGCCACCCCGGTCTGGTGCTCGCGACGGAGGGCTGGTGGGACGCGCTGTCCGCCATCTTCCCGCTCAGCCAGCACTGGAACGGCGCGGACCGGGACTTGCGCAAGCCCCGCGTGCTCGCGCGCTATGCGCGCACCACCGGCCATCTCGCGGAAGGAACCCCGGGACCGGGCAGCACTGGTGTGCACGAGAAGGGCTTCGTGCGGCGCAGGGACGATGTAGAACGCGAAGCCCACCTTCCGATCGTCGGCATCGTCGACGACACCCTGCCGGCCCACGCGGATGAGGTAGCGGCCATCTGCCGCTGGGCCCAGGACCACGCCCCCAAGTAGCCCGGACTCGCCGAACCCGCCCCGAACTTC is a window of Saccharopolyspora phatthalungensis DNA encoding:
- a CDS encoding DedA family protein; this translates as MIEWLDTIPPGVIYLVVGLIIGLESVGIPLPGEIMLVSAGVAASQGVVNPVLLGAIAASGAIAGDSIGYAIGKRYGRTLLGWLGRKMPKHFGPRPVRQAERAFDRWGAWAVFGGRFVALLRILAGPLAGILGMKYRKFLLANATGGIAWAGTVTTLSYVFGLVAGQWFHRFSWVALLVTVVLGWLIVHVVRRRAERAEEAGEADQPEGADQPEEAESESAEPETDAPVR
- the leuA gene encoding 2-isopropylmalate synthase — translated: MTTNSPDAQAPFAGKVRKPSRPAPADQQPWNTQLGSAMPYHRYRPFHELVEDVSLPDRTWPDQRITRAPLWCAVDLRDGNQALIDPMSPARKRRMFDLLVQMGFKEIEVGFPAASQTDFDFVREIIEDDAIPDDVRIQVLTQSRPELIERTFQSLEGAPRAIVHIYNSTSILQRRVVFREEREGIKKIATMAAEMTLELAGKYSDTDFRFQYSPESYTGTELSYAAEVCDAVTEIWQPSPQRPVILNLPATVEMATPNVYADSIEWMHRNLSRRDSVILSLHPHNDRGTGIAAAELGYQAGADRIEGCLFGNGERTGNVDLVALGMNLFSQGIDPQIDFSDIDYVKRTVEHCNQLPVPERHPWGGELVYTAFSGSHQDAINKGLDALRDAANRAGTPVDEYPWEVPYLPIDPKDVGRSYEAVIRVNSQSGKGGVAYVMKSEHQLDLPRKLQIEFSKVVQAHTDSEGGEVSPAEMWTAFSGEYLEATTPLKLVRQRAAGENGNETITATVVVDGEEQEITGVGNGPVSAFVDALSSIGYDVRVMDYHEHALTAGDDARAAAYLECAVGDEIFWGAGVDTSTITAMLRAVVSAVNRANR
- a CDS encoding mandelate racemase/muconate lactonizing enzyme family protein: MPFQNDEQWAYGSRRGLVSVLIEIDTDEGITGLGEAPAYPSADIVLAVLRSIERFAIGEDPFHTERIAKLIDIVSTWHHVSTTSPAMAAIDMACWDIIGKACGQPLVNIFGGPLREDVEYLHYVPQGTPEWMREQAARGAAAGFKTFYVKVGATEPATDVQRVAAIRDGIGSGPSLRVDANESWSPPTALRALRSLEPYDIEFAEQPVPRHNVPEMALLRARSGVPLLADEASRTRYDQLDVIRQGAADAISVDNVLDGSLLNMKRSAGICEAAGIPVVKQSLGELGVATYAAAHLIAATPGFRCANQSYGQLLSDDVVEGGPLPYRDGRLRVPDGPGIGVLLDRDRLARYAELYQVAGHEYGFAARADGAPEPPER